The segment CTCCGGAGTGGCAGGCAATCTAGACTTGAGTGGCAACTCATCTTCTTTGTGAACGTCATCCTCAAAGTTAAGAGAATAACTTTCAGGATCATACCTAAATTCCTCCGAACAGTATCGTTTTCTGTTCTTTCCTCTCTTTCCAATAAAACAACGATAATTATACTTAAATTCCAAATCATGGGCTGTCGATTTCAGCCAAGCATAGGGTGATCTTGGTGTCTGCGGCTGAAGCTTCATGCGGTTGCTCCCTTCTTGGTCATGATCTTGATGAAGCATCTCACGCTGGTTGATCATCTCCATGTTGGGGAAGCAACAAAAGGAGGATTTTAGCTTGGCTTTCAGAGAAGTTGGAGAGTCGCATTCATTGATCACTGGCCTTGCCATTTATAGTTAACGGCGGCTGTGGTGACTCTCCAAGAAGCTATATTGATACGTGAAGATTGATGAGAATGGAAAGATAAGGACGTGTATTTATTTCTCTGTATAACCGGAAAACTGCTAAGAAACCGTGGGGTGGTGCGCGGCACTGGTAAAGTTtgttaagaaaatcaaaatagataCACAAGGGAGGACTATAGAAAACACGTCCCCCAATTATAATGTAAAATTCAATTATGTCCCTAACATTTGACATTATGCAGTTTTATACTTCACATTTGTACACCTTTGGTTATTTGGATATATTATTGTAATATCATTTGtctaataggttttttttttattat is part of the Populus nigra chromosome 8, ddPopNigr1.1, whole genome shotgun sequence genome and harbors:
- the LOC133700692 gene encoding uncharacterized protein LOC133700692; this encodes MARPVINECDSPTSLKAKLKSSFCCFPNMEMINQREMLHQDHDQEGSNRMKLQPQTPRSPYAWLKSTAHDLEFKYNYRCFIGKRGKNRKRYCSEEFRYDPESYSLNFEDDVHKEDELPLKSRLPATPERLVAPPPPVRRTELQMRS